TTCTGCGTGGTGACGGAGACGCCTTTAGCGACATTGCCTTGCAGTACAGCTCGCTGATGTTGCGAACGGCCTTCATGATCGTGGGTGATCGAGACGCTGCTGAAGACATCGTACAGGACGCGCTCATTCAAGCATGGCATCACCTCGCTGATCTGCGTGAAGCCGGAGCGTTGCGCCCCTGGCTGGTACGCATCGTAGTCAATCAGTGTATCAGCTTCAAGCGGCGTCTGGCGCGCTCCAGTGCCTTCCTGCGTCAGGCGCTCTGTGATCTAGAGACGGACCTGCTTGCCCGCACTGCTGAGCTACACAAAGGCTCGATTGAACGCAGTTGGGATCTGGCGCGGGCTGTCGAAGAGCTGCCCACCAAGCAACGTATTG
This genomic interval from Thermogemmatispora onikobensis contains the following:
- a CDS encoding RNA polymerase sigma factor; the encoded protein is MLSLTVYQECQLAAAGPAAMTPAVGPLLAAPTPGFPGEEPASGEREEQADQQQLLITRVLRGDGDAFSDIALQYSSLMLRTAFMIVGDRDAAEDIVQDALIQAWHHLADLREAGALRPWLVRIVVNQCISFKRRLARSSAFLRQALCDLETDLLARTAELHKGSIERSWDLARAVEELPTKQRIAIVLHYYSGMTLPEMARALHISENTLKKRIQSALSNLRQALMSEAGDHVVASRPLSERYFTTATRRS